The stretch of DNA GCTCGAAGGCGGGGACGAAGCCTGAGGCTTCCGCCCACCTTGACGCCAACAAAAAGGGGCGCGATCCGAAAGGGTCGCGCCCCTTTTGTAATACACCCCTGCCATGTGGCATGGGACAAAACCGATAAACACAAGAGGCAGGAGTAAACGCCCATGGAATCTATCGACCGCATTCTCGACCGGCTCGAGAAAGTCTACGACGCGGCCGTCAAGCGGCTGCGTGAGGATGTCATTGCCTTCGGTCGCACGCGCGACCTTCCCGCGCCCGAACGGCGCGCCGACGGCAGCTACGCCTATCCTGAGCTGCGCCTGCGCTTTCGCGGCGGCGACCAGCCAGAGGATCGCAACCGCGCCTTCGGGCGACTCAATGCGCCGGGGCTGTACACCACCACAGTTACCCGCCCCGCGCTGTTTCGCGACTATCTCAAGGAGCAGCTCGAGCTGATCTCCTCGAACTACGAGGTTGAGGTCGAGGTCGGCTCTTCGCAGCAGGAAATCCCTTTCCCCTATGTGCTCGACGGGGAGGCCAGCGCTGTCCTGGTTGGGGTCGACCCCAATGCCATCGCGCGGCACTTCCCCTCAACGGAGCTGGCTGACATCGGCGACGAACTTGCCGACGGCATCATCCTGGGCGGCGTGGACGATCCGATCCCGCTGTCACTCTTCGACGGACTACGAACCGACTTCAGCCTGGCGCGTCTCGCCCACTACACCGGCACCGCGCCCGAGCACTTCCAACGCTTCATCCTGTTCACGAACTATCATCGCTATGTCGATGAATTCGTTGATTGGGCTGGCTCGCAACTCGGCTCAAACGGTTACACCGCCCTGGCCGGCGCGGGTGGACTGTTGCTGACCGAGAAAACCGAGAATGCGCGCGCGCAGCTCTCCGACACCGCATGGCGGCGGCACCAGATGCCGGCCTACCACCTCGTTGGCCCCGACCATGAGGGCATCACGCTGGTCAACATCGGCGTCGGCCCGTCCAACGCCAAGACCATCTGCGATCACCTCGCTGTCCTGCGGCCCGAGGCGTGGTTGATGATCGGACACTGCGGCGGTCTGCGCCCAAGCCAGAAGATCGGCGACTACGTGCTCGCCCATGCCTATCTGCGCGACGATCATGTGCTCGATCCGGTACTTCCGCCCGAAATCCCCCTTCCCGCCATCGCCGAGGTCCAGCAGGCGCTGGCGAAGGCGGCGGAGATGGTCTCAGGCGAGCATGGCGCCGACCTCAAGAGGCGGATGCGTACGGGCACTGTCGTCACCACCGACGA from Erythrobacter mangrovi encodes:
- a CDS encoding AMP nucleosidase, which produces MESIDRILDRLEKVYDAAVKRLREDVIAFGRTRDLPAPERRADGSYAYPELRLRFRGGDQPEDRNRAFGRLNAPGLYTTTVTRPALFRDYLKEQLELISSNYEVEVEVGSSQQEIPFPYVLDGEASAVLVGVDPNAIARHFPSTELADIGDELADGIILGGVDDPIPLSLFDGLRTDFSLARLAHYTGTAPEHFQRFILFTNYHRYVDEFVDWAGSQLGSNGYTALAGAGGLLLTEKTENARAQLSDTAWRRHQMPAYHLVGPDHEGITLVNIGVGPSNAKTICDHLAVLRPEAWLMIGHCGGLRPSQKIGDYVLAHAYLRDDHVLDPVLPPEIPLPAIAEVQQALAKAAEMVSGEHGADLKRRMRTGTVVTTDDRNWELRYTQSAHRMSLSRAVGVDMESATIAGQGYRFRVPYGTLLCVSDKPLHGEIKLPGQANKFYEEAIAAHLEIGVTACRLLRDEGPRLHSRKLRAFNEPPFR